Genomic window (Rhododendron vialii isolate Sample 1 chromosome 4a, ASM3025357v1):
AACACTGCACCTATTATTGCTAAATTTGTCCGATCGGTTCAATAAAATCTTCAGTTTTTTCATTTATGACTAATCTTTCTAGTACGTAATGGAATCatattatcaattttttttcttggtcttctttctttgaaaatttttaaatttagcTTTTTGCAATTGGAGCTGCTTTTGTACTTTCATTGTATACCCTTTATAAAGTAATGATATCTGCAATTTGGTCCCTAGAAGAGATGAAGCGCACGTGAAAATCTTTGAGAGCAACCTTGTCACGGACAAAATGAAAATCGATCTCCACATGCTTGGAGCGAGCATGGAAAACCGGGTTGGCAGTAAGATAGATGGCTCCGATATTGTCGCACCAAAGAGACGAGGCAGTTGGAAGCGAAATGCCGAGCTCAAACAATTAAGACTGTAGCCATGACAACTCGGCAGCCGCATCGGCTAGAGCTTTGTACTCAGACTCAGTGGATGAACGAGCCACAATGCGTTGTTTACGGGCCGACCACGAGATTAGATTATGCCCAAGGAAAATTGCTAACCCACCAGTAGACTGACGATAAAAAATGCAACCCACCCAATCGGCATCTGAAAAAGCTTGGAGGCTCATATGAGAATTTCGAGAAATTTCAAGACCGTTGTGAATAGTGTGCTTCAAGTAGCGTAATATGCGCTTCACGGCGCTCCAATGATCTTTAGAGGGAGCATGCATAAATTGACATGCCTTATTGACTGCGAAAGCGATATCTGGACGTGTGAGCGTTAAGTATTGAAGGGCACCCACCACTTGACGATAATGAGTGGGATTAGCTAGGGCTTGGGCCACCATGCTTTGTGTCATGGGGCTGAATTTCGCCTACAGattctgcccgtgatggcaccaagtttccAGCAAGACTTAGTCTCAGCCAACAAAGTAAAACACACACACGAGTTTGAATGAAGTCTAGCACGCACACAGTTTACAGGAACCCGTCCCAACCTTTTATTGCACTGACAATCCAAGGAAAACACTTAGAGTACTAAACAGAACATCCCTTTGCCTTAGACTCGAAAATGCAGTGCCATTTTATCAGGCTACAATCAataaaacgtggccactaagtaaATGAGATCATGGGATGGCCCcacacccccaactgccctagggttGTGCTGGCACAGCCACAAGCTGCCAGCACATAGGAAAATAAAACTGCCTAGAAATAACTGCTAATAACTGCCTGATTCTGCTGGGGACACCTGTCCCTACCtgccagcaacatgtgcagaatgcagTAACcatcaataaccgttttgcctgaTCCCAAtcaaggctgcctggccaatttcgtgatcctACCCAGCTCcaaatacttagccgttttctGATTGCATTGTCCCACAAGCtagcttcccgtttagcatccatGCCCCAATAATCATTGGACTTTCACGTGCATCCCAGCTGCCACTTGCCTAATGGACCagtgccgacaccaaccgaAACCATCGGGTCACCTTGAAAAGACATGTCGGCCTCATGCCTTagtttccaccggttggctagggtgcaaagtgccaccgctagccaagcttagcaagccttggaaatcaaggtgctaacactTTGCGAGCTTGGTGGTGACAGAAAAAGGAGTAAGAGCTGGCTTAGAATTGGCCATACCCGACTTCTGAAGAATATCAGTAATGTACCATCACTGCGAGAGATGTAGACCAGTTTAGGTGAAGGaagcctcaatgccgagaaagtAGTGAAGTGCCCCAAGGTCTTTAAGTGCAAATTCAGAACTCAATTGAGAAATTAGAGAAGAGATGCACTTTAAAAAATTGCTGGTGATCAATATATCATCCGCATAAACCAATATATAGATAAATCCGAATACCGTCACGACAATAAATAAACAATGACGCATCAGATTTTGAAGTGTGAAACCCAAGTTGTAGTAGAAAGGTAGAGAGACTAGTGAACCAAGCCCGGGGTGCTTGTTTGAAATGGAGCCAAATTAGAAGAGTGGGTTATCAGAAGATAAGGTTGAAATATTTGGTGATAAAGGTTGAAGGGGATGTGAAGTAGAGTTTGGTGGGCCAGAAGGCTTATCATTTACATGTGTGAATGGAGGACTAGGATGGAAGGATGACTCGGTGGAAGTGGGTGTACGAGTCACAGGAGATTGTGGTGCACCTAAAAGAAGACGATGTATTCTTTGTATTTTTGGCTTAACCCAATAATAAGGATTAGCCGTGTATTATAGATCAACGTTGACAAGGCAAAATAAGGAAAGAACAGAAATTATAGCCAAAACAGATGGCCTAAAATAACGTAATGAGATACCATAAGATACGCTAAATAATTCCTaattccaacactccccctcaagctggtgcgaagatatcaaccAAACCCAGCTTGATAATTGAGGACTGCAACAATGTTGGGCCCACGGACTTAGTGAAGATGTCTGCAGTCTGTTCAGATGAAGGGACAAATGAGGGAGTCATAACACCAGACCGAACTTTCTCACGAAGAAAATGAATGTCTACCTCAATATGCTTGGATAGTTCATGAAGAACTGAATCGGAAGCAAGCATAATAGCTGACTTATTGTCACAAAATAAATGAGATGCTTCATGCGCCACAAAGCCCAACTCTGCCAAAATAGATCAGAGCCAAAGTATTTCACACGTGCCTTGAGCCATAGCTCGATATTCAGCTTCAGCTAAAGATCTTGAAACTACAGCCTGCTTCTTACTTTTCCATGATATAAGATGATTACCATAGAAAGTACAAAATTCAGAGGTAGAGCGTCTATCAGTTATAGATCCTGCATAATCAGCATCAGTAAAGCACGAGAGACCAGACTGAATAccagaagagaaaaataaaccgAGACCAGGGCAAGTCTTGAGATATCTCAAGATATGAAATACAGCATCCAAATGAGCCATGCGCGGAGCATGCATAAACTGGCTAACAACACTTACTGCAAATGTTAGATCAGGTCTAGTATTGGTTAAGTAAATTAGGCGACCAACCAGACGTTGGTACATAGACGGGTTTGTAAGTACCTCTCCGGATTCAATAGAGAGTTTCAAGTTTGGATCCATAGGAGTAGAGGTTGGTTTACATCCCAACATCCCGGTGTCTTGAAGAAGATCCAATACGTACTTCCTTTGAGAAAGAGATATCTCATAGCGAGAACGAGCAACCTTAATACCTAGAAAATACTTAAGTGCACCCAAATCTTTAATGTCAAATGTTCGGCCAAGATCCTCTTTAACCTGAGCTATGCCAA
Coding sequences:
- the LOC131323703 gene encoding uncharacterized mitochondrial protein AtMg00810-like: MVAQALANPTHYRQVVGALQYLTLTRPDIAFAVNKACQFMHAPSKDHWSAVKRILRYLKHTIHNGLEISRNSHMSLQAFSDADWVGCIFYRQSTGGLAIFLGHNLISWSARKQRIVARSSTESEYKALADAAAELSWLQS